In a genomic window of Variovorax paradoxus:
- a CDS encoding LysR family transcriptional regulator — protein sequence MELRQLRYFVKVCELRSMGRAAVELGVVTSALSQQISRLESELATRLLQRSSTGVTPTDAGLAFLQQAQLTLRHADDAVRAAQQARLSGHVSVGLAPTTATVLGVPLMRAMQERYPEVRLHMVEALSGHLTTMLHARQLDLAVLFQTDTPRRWSVSPLLAEKLFVVASPTLARRPMGTKVRLSQLAEVPLILPSGSHGLRATLMAAFLRARVQPNIVAEVDGLALLMDAVRAGYGATVQPGAATARHDRDDLELTQIADAHVGRRNLLVSLSDDELSPAALATRVVVADTARSLVRDGRWTGASLLEN from the coding sequence ATGGAACTGAGGCAACTGCGCTACTTCGTCAAGGTCTGCGAACTGCGCAGCATGGGCCGCGCGGCGGTCGAGCTCGGCGTGGTCACCTCGGCGCTGAGCCAGCAGATCAGCCGGCTCGAGAGCGAGCTCGCCACCCGCCTGCTGCAGCGCAGCTCCACCGGCGTGACGCCCACCGATGCCGGCCTGGCCTTCCTGCAGCAGGCCCAGCTCACGCTGCGCCATGCCGACGACGCGGTGCGCGCGGCGCAGCAGGCACGGCTGTCGGGCCACGTGAGCGTGGGCCTCGCGCCCACCACCGCCACCGTGCTCGGCGTGCCGCTGATGCGCGCCATGCAGGAGCGCTATCCCGAGGTGCGGCTGCACATGGTCGAGGCGCTGTCGGGCCATCTCACGACCATGCTGCATGCGCGCCAGCTCGACCTGGCCGTGCTGTTCCAGACCGACACGCCGCGGCGCTGGAGCGTCTCGCCGCTGCTGGCCGAGAAGCTCTTCGTCGTCGCCTCGCCCACGCTCGCCAGGCGCCCCATGGGCACCAAGGTGCGGCTCTCGCAGCTGGCCGAGGTGCCGCTGATCCTGCCGAGCGGCAGCCACGGCCTGCGCGCCACGCTGATGGCGGCCTTCCTGCGCGCGCGCGTGCAGCCGAACATCGTGGCCGAGGTCGACGGCCTCGCGCTGCTGATGGACGCGGTGCGCGCCGGCTACGGCGCCACCGTGCAGCCCGGCGCCGCCACCGCGCGCCACGACCGCGACGACCTCGAGCTCACGCAGATCGCCGATGCCCACGTGGGCCGGCGCAACCTGCTCGTGAGCCTGTCGGACGACGAGCTCTCGCCGGCCGCGCTGGCCACGCGCGTGGTGGTGGCCGACACCGCGCGCAGCCTCGTTCGCGACGGCCGCTGGACGGGTGCAAGTCTTCTCGAAAACTGA
- a CDS encoding Crp/Fnr family transcriptional regulator has protein sequence MPAPTKPRLSAAHRAAMESNPWFMSMPRAQRENLLGAAELIHLRRGAMVFRQGDPVIADGGFFGLAAGTIKISSLRQDGREAILAVLEPGNWFGEITLIDGSPRTHDATALEALDLLVISPQSFGQLMRDVVFAHAMAAMLAARVRMLYGLAEDATLRSLRARVAHRLLVLARGDATQSQQTRQRVALPQEALAMMLGVTRQTLSKELNALAGEGVVALGYGRIELVSLDALQQLVRAG, from the coding sequence ATGCCCGCACCCACGAAACCGCGCCTGTCCGCCGCCCACCGCGCGGCGATGGAGTCCAACCCCTGGTTCATGAGCATGCCGCGCGCGCAGCGCGAGAACCTGCTGGGCGCGGCCGAGCTGATCCACCTGCGGCGCGGCGCCATGGTGTTCCGCCAGGGCGATCCGGTGATCGCCGATGGCGGCTTCTTCGGGCTGGCCGCGGGCACCATCAAGATCTCGTCGCTGCGGCAGGACGGCCGCGAGGCGATCCTCGCGGTGCTCGAGCCCGGCAACTGGTTCGGCGAGATCACGCTGATCGACGGCTCGCCGCGCACCCACGACGCCACCGCGCTCGAGGCGCTCGACCTGCTCGTGATCTCGCCGCAGTCCTTCGGCCAGCTGATGCGCGACGTGGTGTTCGCCCATGCCATGGCCGCGATGCTGGCCGCGCGCGTGCGCATGCTCTACGGCCTGGCCGAGGACGCCACGCTGCGCAGCCTGCGCGCGCGCGTCGCGCACCGCCTGCTGGTGCTGGCGCGCGGCGATGCCACGCAGTCGCAGCAGACGCGCCAGCGCGTGGCGCTGCCGCAGGAGGCGCTGGCGATGATGCTCGGCGTGACGCGCCAGACGCTGTCGAAGGAACTCAATGCGCTGGCGGGCGAGGGCGTGGTCGCGCTGGGCTACGGGCGCATCGAGCTGGTGTCGCTCGACGCGCTTCAGCAGCTGGTGCGCGCCGGCTGA
- the tcuA gene encoding FAD-dependent tricarballylate dehydrogenase TcuA gives MIDVLVVGGGNAALCAALMAREAGASVLLLEASPKEWRGGNSQHTRNLRCMHDAPQDVLVDAYPEEEYWQDLLKVTGGLTDEHLARLVIRASSNCRDWMRSHGVHFQPPLSGALHVARTNAFFMGGGKALVNAYFRSAERLGVQIRYDTPVASVELDGERFVAVRTEAGERIAAKSCVLAAGGFESNREWLREAWGQNERGEWPADNFLIRGTRFNQGVLLKHMIAAGADSIGDPSQGHMVAIDARAPLYDGGICTRIDCVSLGVVVNREARRFYDEGEDFWPKRYAIWGRLVAQQPGQIAWSIIDQKAVGRFMPPVFTGTQANTLGELAQKIGLDEATFVRTVQDYNAACRVGRFDHTALDDCHTEGLAPAKTHWARPLDTAPFYAYPVRPGITFTYLGLKVDETAAVRFGGRPSPNLFVAGEMMAGNVLGKGYTAGVGMSIGTAFGRIAGTQAAKAAKNISKNFPETSLAAAH, from the coding sequence GTGATAGACGTACTGGTTGTCGGCGGCGGCAATGCCGCGCTGTGCGCCGCCCTGATGGCGCGCGAAGCCGGCGCTTCGGTGCTGCTGCTGGAGGCCTCGCCCAAAGAATGGCGCGGCGGCAATTCGCAGCACACCCGCAACCTGCGCTGCATGCACGACGCGCCGCAGGACGTGCTGGTCGATGCCTACCCTGAAGAGGAGTACTGGCAGGACCTGCTGAAGGTGACGGGCGGCCTCACCGACGAGCACCTCGCGCGGCTGGTGATCCGCGCCTCGTCGAACTGCCGCGACTGGATGCGCAGCCACGGCGTGCACTTCCAGCCGCCGCTGTCGGGCGCACTGCACGTGGCGCGCACCAATGCCTTCTTCATGGGCGGCGGCAAGGCGCTGGTCAATGCCTATTTCCGCAGCGCCGAAAGGCTCGGCGTGCAGATCCGCTACGACACGCCCGTGGCCTCGGTCGAGCTCGACGGCGAGCGCTTCGTGGCCGTGCGCACCGAGGCCGGCGAACGCATCGCGGCCAAGAGCTGCGTGCTCGCGGCCGGCGGCTTCGAGTCGAACCGCGAATGGCTGCGCGAGGCCTGGGGCCAGAACGAGCGCGGCGAATGGCCGGCCGACAACTTCCTGATCCGCGGCACGCGCTTCAACCAGGGCGTGCTGCTCAAGCACATGATCGCCGCGGGCGCCGACAGCATCGGCGATCCTTCGCAGGGCCACATGGTCGCCATCGACGCGCGCGCGCCGCTCTACGACGGCGGCATCTGCACGCGCATCGATTGCGTCTCGCTCGGCGTGGTGGTCAACCGCGAAGCCCGGCGCTTCTACGACGAGGGCGAGGACTTCTGGCCCAAGCGCTATGCGATCTGGGGACGGCTGGTGGCGCAGCAACCGGGGCAGATCGCCTGGTCGATCATCGACCAGAAGGCGGTCGGGCGCTTCATGCCGCCGGTGTTCACCGGCACGCAGGCGAACACGCTCGGCGAACTCGCGCAGAAGATCGGCCTGGACGAAGCCACCTTCGTGCGCACCGTGCAGGATTACAACGCCGCCTGCCGCGTCGGCCGCTTCGACCACACCGCGCTCGACGACTGCCACACCGAGGGCCTCGCGCCGGCCAAGACGCACTGGGCGCGCCCGCTCGACACCGCGCCCTTCTATGCCTACCCCGTGCGCCCCGGCATCACCTTCACCTACCTGGGCCTGAAGGTGGACGAGACCGCGGCCGTGCGCTTCGGCGGCCGGCCCAGCCCCAACCTGTTCGTGGCCGGCGAAATGATGGCCGGCAACGTGCTCGGCAAGGGCTACACGGCGGGCGTCGGCATGAGCATCGGCACGGCCTTCGGCCGCATCGCCGGCACGCAGGCAGCGAAGGCCGCCAAGAACATTTCGAAGAATTTCCCGGAGACCTCTCTTGCAGCAGCTCACTGA
- a CDS encoding bile acid:sodium symporter family protein yields MDATLIVTRFLFGALALVMFGLGLSLSLDDFRRLFRHPKAVTIALLLQVIGLPLACYAIIVGFGLSPVFAIGLMLLAASPGGISANLFSHLFGGNVAMNISLTAVNTLLSIVTLPLIANWAIHHFAQSGQVVPLQTRKLVEVIAIVLIPVAIGMFVASRRPGFAARMEKPTKIFSGVVLAVVTVLAIANEWKTMAATFAEIGLPVVLFNVLSLLAGYYLSRAAGLEKPLATAISYEIGIHNSTLAIFVAVSVLGSFQLALPAAVYSVAMYVTAPLFGWLLLRRGASEAAPAR; encoded by the coding sequence ATGGACGCCACGCTCATCGTGACCCGGTTCCTGTTCGGCGCGCTCGCGCTCGTGATGTTCGGGCTCGGGCTGTCGCTCTCGCTCGACGACTTCCGACGCCTGTTCCGGCATCCGAAGGCCGTGACCATCGCGCTGCTGCTGCAGGTCATCGGCCTGCCGCTGGCCTGCTACGCGATCATCGTGGGCTTCGGGCTCTCGCCGGTGTTCGCGATCGGGCTCATGCTGCTCGCGGCCTCGCCCGGCGGCATCTCGGCCAACCTGTTCTCGCACCTGTTCGGCGGCAACGTGGCCATGAACATCTCGCTCACGGCCGTCAACACGCTGCTGTCGATCGTCACGCTGCCGCTGATCGCCAACTGGGCCATCCACCATTTCGCGCAGAGCGGCCAGGTGGTGCCGCTGCAGACGCGCAAGCTGGTCGAGGTGATCGCCATCGTGCTGATCCCGGTGGCCATCGGCATGTTCGTGGCCTCGCGCCGGCCCGGCTTCGCGGCGCGCATGGAGAAGCCGACCAAGATCTTCAGCGGCGTGGTGCTCGCGGTGGTCACGGTGCTGGCGATCGCGAACGAGTGGAAGACCATGGCCGCCACCTTCGCCGAGATCGGTCTGCCGGTGGTGCTGTTCAACGTGCTGAGCCTGCTCGCGGGCTACTACCTGAGTCGCGCCGCGGGTCTCGAGAAGCCGCTGGCCACCGCCATCAGCTACGAGATCGGCATCCACAACTCCACCCTGGCGATCTTCGTCGCGGTCAGCGTGCTCGGCAGCTTCCAGCTCGCGCTGCCGGCCGCGGTGTATTCGGTGGCGATGTACGTCACCGCCCCGCTGTTCGGATGGTTGCTGCTGCGCCGCGGCGCGAGCGAGGCGGCGCCTGCGCGATGA
- a CDS encoding MHS family MFS transporter, which produces MNHPANPALAQEGRSAETDSSEVSRVVFASSVGTIIEWYDFLIYGTAAALVFNKIFFPADDPLMGTLAALGSAAVGFFARPFGGAVFGYFGDRLGRKSMLLLTLAIMGLGTFAIGLLPTYQQIGIWAPILLIVLRIVQGIGLGGEWGGAALMVLEHAPRRRRGLCGSLVQVGFPIGLILSAGVYSMVSTLPEEDFMAWGWRVPFLLSVVLVALGAFIRTRVSESPVFLEMKAKKEIARNPFAEAVFRDPKNFLIAVGLKICEVSWVYMLTVFMVVYATKNLGLPKEMLLNAIMVAAAIEVVTIPLFGWLSDIIGRRPFYFAGTLFTIVFAFPLFWLVDTRDPWIIIAATAVALSFGHGLMFGPQATYFPELFGARVRYTGASFGFQVSAALGGGLAPILATLLVGKLGGTAGVSIMLIGLACVTLVAAFFAHETRDDSVRNF; this is translated from the coding sequence ATGAATCACCCCGCAAATCCCGCGCTGGCCCAGGAGGGACGGTCGGCCGAGACCGACAGCTCCGAAGTCAGCCGTGTCGTGTTCGCCAGTTCGGTCGGAACCATCATCGAGTGGTACGACTTCCTGATCTACGGCACCGCCGCCGCGCTGGTCTTCAACAAGATCTTCTTTCCCGCCGACGACCCGCTGATGGGCACGCTGGCCGCGCTTGGCAGCGCGGCCGTGGGCTTCTTCGCGCGACCCTTCGGCGGCGCGGTGTTCGGCTACTTCGGCGACCGGCTGGGCCGCAAGTCGATGCTCTTGCTGACGCTCGCGATCATGGGGCTCGGCACCTTCGCCATCGGCCTGCTGCCGACCTACCAGCAGATCGGCATCTGGGCGCCGATCCTGTTGATCGTGCTGCGCATCGTGCAGGGCATCGGCCTGGGCGGCGAGTGGGGCGGGGCGGCGCTGATGGTTCTCGAGCATGCGCCCAGGCGGCGGCGCGGGCTCTGCGGCAGCCTGGTGCAGGTCGGTTTCCCGATCGGCCTGATCCTGTCGGCCGGCGTCTATTCGATGGTGTCGACCCTGCCCGAGGAGGACTTCATGGCCTGGGGCTGGCGCGTGCCCTTCCTGCTGAGCGTGGTGCTGGTGGCGCTCGGCGCCTTCATCCGCACGCGGGTGTCGGAGTCGCCGGTGTTCCTCGAGATGAAGGCCAAGAAGGAGATCGCGCGCAATCCCTTCGCCGAGGCGGTGTTCCGCGATCCGAAGAACTTCCTGATCGCGGTCGGCCTGAAGATCTGCGAGGTCTCGTGGGTCTACATGCTCACGGTGTTCATGGTGGTCTATGCGACCAAGAACCTGGGCCTGCCCAAGGAGATGCTGCTCAACGCGATCATGGTCGCGGCGGCGATCGAGGTGGTGACGATTCCGCTGTTCGGCTGGCTGTCGGACATCATCGGCCGTCGCCCGTTCTACTTCGCGGGCACGCTCTTCACCATCGTCTTCGCGTTCCCGCTGTTCTGGCTGGTCGACACGCGCGATCCGTGGATCATCATCGCCGCGACCGCTGTGGCGCTGAGCTTCGGCCACGGCCTGATGTTCGGCCCGCAGGCCACCTACTTCCCCGAACTCTTCGGTGCGCGCGTGCGCTACACCGGTGCCTCGTTCGGCTTCCAGGTGTCGGCCGCGCTCGGCGGCGGGCTCGCGCCGATCCTCGCCACCCTGCTGGTGGGCAAGCTCGGCGGCACCGCGGGCGTGTCGATCATGCTGATCGGCCTGGCCTGCGTGACCCTGGTGGCGGCCTTCTTCGCGCACGAGACGCGCGACGACTCGGTGCGCAACTTCTGA
- a CDS encoding GNAT family N-acetyltransferase — protein sequence MPISRLAMPRIPTAPLTLNWCHDPAREAAIAALFMRQLSPRYISHSELQGARAVAPGEWRRDLPDVLRAELRETLALPPATAASLIATAHAGDALAAIALVSIDEARRAARAFATLDDLVVDAPFQSAGVGGQLFDWVCAELRQRGIARLFLESGIDNQGAHRFFEARGCMPVSVTMLKELEA from the coding sequence ATGCCGATCTCCCGTCTCGCGATGCCCCGCATCCCCACCGCTCCCCTCACCCTGAACTGGTGCCACGACCCCGCGCGGGAAGCCGCCATCGCCGCGCTGTTCATGCGCCAGCTGAGCCCGCGCTACATCTCGCATTCCGAGCTGCAGGGCGCGCGCGCCGTCGCGCCCGGCGAATGGCGCCGCGACCTGCCCGACGTGCTGCGCGCCGAACTGCGCGAAACGCTCGCGCTGCCGCCGGCCACGGCCGCTTCGCTGATCGCGACCGCGCATGCCGGCGACGCGCTGGCCGCGATCGCGCTGGTGTCCATCGACGAGGCCCGGCGCGCCGCGCGCGCCTTCGCCACGCTCGACGACCTCGTGGTCGACGCACCGTTCCAGTCGGCCGGCGTCGGCGGCCAGCTGTTCGACTGGGTCTGCGCCGAACTGCGGCAGCGCGGCATCGCGCGCCTGTTCCTCGAGAGCGGCATCGACAACCAGGGCGCGCATCGTTTCTTCGAGGCGCGCGGCTGCATGCCGGTCTCGGTCACGATGCTCAAGGAACTGGAGGCCTGA
- a CDS encoding phosphohydrolase: MNARASFKSMQDSTREDWQLIGGEFMQFTRGLPERVIKHLQILEGDYGGFPVDRYTHSLQTATRALRDGRDEEYVVCALLHDIGDTLGTFNHPDIAAAILKPFVSEANHWMVQNHGIFQGHYFFHHIGLDRDLRDNFKDHPHYERTAEFCALYDNPAFDPKAETLPIAEFEPMLRRVMAQPKQSIYKAALKEPAAV; this comes from the coding sequence ATGAATGCACGGGCGAGCTTCAAGAGCATGCAGGACAGCACGCGCGAGGACTGGCAACTGATCGGCGGCGAATTCATGCAGTTCACGCGCGGCCTGCCGGAACGCGTGATCAAGCACCTGCAGATCCTCGAGGGCGACTACGGCGGCTTTCCGGTCGACCGCTACACCCACTCGCTGCAGACCGCCACGCGCGCGCTGCGCGACGGCCGCGACGAGGAGTACGTGGTGTGCGCGCTGCTGCACGACATCGGCGACACGCTCGGCACCTTCAACCATCCCGACATCGCCGCCGCGATCCTCAAGCCCTTCGTGAGCGAGGCCAACCACTGGATGGTGCAGAACCACGGCATCTTCCAGGGCCACTACTTCTTCCACCACATCGGCCTGGACCGCGACCTGCGCGACAACTTCAAGGACCATCCCCACTACGAGCGCACGGCCGAGTTCTGCGCGCTCTACGACAACCCGGCCTTCGACCCGAAGGCCGAGACATTGCCGATCGCCGAATTCGAGCCGATGCTGCGGCGCGTGATGGCGCAGCCGAAGCAGAGCATCTACAAGGCGGCGCTGAAGGAGCCGGCTGCGGTTTGA
- a CDS encoding MFS transporter: MFRKWITLVIVSMALLLIVVDMTVLYTALPTLTHDLAASSSEKLWIVNAYTVVVSGFLLGMGALGDRVGYKRMFLAGLVVFGVASLCAAYAGSPGALIAARGLLGVGASMMMPATLAIIRLAFADERERAVAIGVWASVASGGAAFGPVVGGVLLEYFWWGSVFLINVPVVVLALVLGAWLLPARRAGASVHPKPFDVVGSVQVFVALVCLVLAIKEFAKPVPSGLAMGISAIASVLAMALFARRQRRSASPLVDFRLFRDPYFSGGVIAAIVASVALIGVELVFSQRLQLVSGLSPLQAGLTILPVPLAAFVAGPLAGMLLPRTGSRPLILSGLLATALSLCGLALAVDATGVLKLAVLVLLGLGVGATITAASNAIMNNAPAEHAGMAASIEEVSYELGGVLGIALLGSVLSSTYTATLAIPDTLAVPASARDGIDGALLAAETLPAQIGTQLVALAHTAFDQAFFAVMAVAVAIVVAAACSVALLGRRVQPARTSC, from the coding sequence GTGTTCAGGAAATGGATCACCCTGGTGATCGTCTCGATGGCGCTGCTCTTGATCGTGGTCGACATGACCGTGCTCTACACGGCGCTGCCCACGCTCACGCACGACCTCGCGGCCTCCTCGTCCGAGAAGCTCTGGATCGTCAACGCCTACACGGTGGTGGTGTCGGGCTTCCTGCTCGGCATGGGCGCGCTCGGCGACCGCGTGGGCTACAAGCGCATGTTCCTCGCGGGCCTCGTCGTGTTCGGCGTGGCCTCGCTGTGCGCCGCCTATGCCGGCAGCCCCGGGGCGCTGATCGCGGCGCGCGGCCTGCTCGGCGTGGGCGCCTCGATGATGATGCCGGCCACGCTGGCCATCATCCGGCTCGCGTTCGCGGACGAGCGCGAGCGCGCGGTCGCGATCGGCGTCTGGGCCTCGGTCGCCTCGGGCGGTGCCGCGTTCGGCCCGGTGGTCGGCGGCGTGCTGCTCGAGTACTTCTGGTGGGGCTCCGTGTTCCTCATCAACGTGCCGGTGGTGGTGCTCGCGCTGGTGCTCGGCGCCTGGCTGCTGCCGGCGCGGCGCGCGGGCGCCAGCGTGCACCCGAAGCCCTTCGACGTCGTCGGCTCGGTGCAGGTGTTCGTGGCGCTGGTCTGCCTGGTGCTCGCGATCAAGGAATTCGCCAAGCCCGTGCCCTCGGGCCTCGCGATGGGCATCAGCGCCATCGCGAGCGTGCTGGCCATGGCGCTGTTCGCGCGCCGCCAGCGGCGCAGCGCGAGCCCGCTGGTCGACTTCCGGCTGTTCCGCGACCCGTACTTCTCGGGCGGCGTGATCGCGGCCATCGTGGCTTCGGTGGCGCTGATCGGCGTCGAGCTGGTGTTCAGCCAGCGGCTGCAGCTGGTGAGCGGCCTCTCGCCGCTGCAGGCCGGCCTGACGATCCTGCCGGTGCCGCTCGCCGCCTTCGTGGCGGGGCCGCTCGCGGGCATGCTGCTGCCGCGCACCGGTTCGCGCCCGCTGATCCTTAGCGGCCTGCTGGCCACCGCGCTCTCGCTGTGCGGGCTGGCGCTGGCCGTCGATGCCACGGGCGTGCTCAAGCTCGCGGTGCTGGTGCTGCTGGGCCTGGGCGTGGGCGCGACCATCACGGCGGCCTCGAACGCGATCATGAACAACGCGCCGGCCGAGCATGCGGGCATGGCCGCGTCGATCGAGGAGGTGTCGTACGAACTCGGCGGCGTGCTCGGCATCGCGCTGCTCGGCAGCGTGCTCTCGTCGACCTACACGGCCACGCTGGCCATTCCCGACACGCTGGCGGTGCCGGCCTCGGCGCGCGACGGCATCGATGGCGCGCTGCTCGCGGCCGAGACCTTGCCCGCGCAGATCGGCACGCAGCTCGTGGCACTCGCGCACACGGCCTTCGACCAGGCCTTCTTCGCGGTGATGGCCGTGGCCGTGGCGATCGTCGTCGCGGCGGCCTGTTCGGTGGCGCTGCTGGGCCGGCGCGTTCAGCCGGCGCGCACCAGCTGCTGA
- a CDS encoding LysR family transcriptional regulator, producing MEWTVDQLRQFVTTADCGSFSAAARRLGKAQSAVSTAIGLLEADLGVALFDRSRRNAQLSEAGQVLLLEARELLRQAEQLDQRARSLHDGNEAALSMAFDEALPYTAIATLLREISVKYPSLELTLLNGTATEVADYVEQERASVAFHFDRGPARACFELRRIGSVPQGVFVAVDHPLADGRTVRRKDLVGHRQLLMHADDVHEVAYSPRVWRSDSFYSTAEMVADKLGWAVLPVNIAHYEGYRQALKELPCPALALPRLSVRMLWLQGRPLGATALYVQQRFAELLRDSAA from the coding sequence ATGGAGTGGACCGTCGACCAGTTGCGCCAGTTCGTCACCACCGCCGACTGCGGTTCGTTCTCGGCGGCCGCGCGCCGGCTCGGCAAGGCGCAGTCGGCCGTGAGCACCGCCATCGGCCTGCTCGAGGCCGACCTCGGCGTGGCGCTGTTCGACCGCTCGCGGCGCAATGCGCAGCTGTCCGAGGCGGGGCAGGTGCTGCTGCTCGAGGCGCGCGAGCTGCTGCGCCAGGCCGAGCAGCTCGACCAGCGCGCGCGCTCGCTGCACGACGGCAACGAGGCCGCGCTCTCGATGGCCTTCGACGAGGCGCTGCCCTACACCGCCATCGCCACGCTGTTGCGAGAGATCTCGGTGAAGTACCCGAGCCTCGAGCTCACGCTGCTCAACGGCACCGCCACCGAGGTGGCCGACTACGTGGAGCAGGAGCGTGCGAGCGTGGCCTTCCATTTCGACCGCGGCCCGGCGCGCGCCTGCTTCGAGCTGCGCCGCATCGGCAGCGTGCCGCAGGGCGTGTTCGTGGCGGTCGACCATCCGCTCGCCGATGGCCGCACCGTGCGGCGCAAGGACCTGGTCGGCCACCGGCAGCTGCTGATGCATGCGGACGACGTGCACGAGGTGGCCTACAGCCCGCGCGTGTGGCGCTCCGACAGCTTCTACAGCACGGCCGAGATGGTGGCCGACAAGCTCGGCTGGGCCGTGCTGCCCGTCAACATCGCGCACTACGAGGGCTACCGCCAGGCCCTCAAGGAACTGCCGTGCCCCGCGCTGGCGCTGCCGCGGCTGTCGGTGCGCATGCTGTGGCTGCAGGGGCGGCCGCTGGGCGCCACCGCGCTCTACGTGCAGCAGCGCTTCGCCGAGTTGCTGCGCGACAGCGCGGCCTGA
- a CDS encoding class II aldolase/adducin family protein, with translation MNATTPTEVQKLVSAEEWQLRVDLAACYRLVALYGWSDLVFTHISARVPGPEHHFLINPYGLMFDEITASSLVKVDQQCNKIIDSPYPVNPAGFVIHSAVHAAREDIQCVLHTHTKAGIAVSAQKNGVLPISQQSTFVLASLAYHDYEGVAFRDDEKPRLQADMGHANFLMLRNHGLLTCGKTIADAFLSMYTFENTCQIQIAAQSGGSELTQVNPQIIEGVGQAMKVQSGGLGGMFVWPSLIRKLDRIDDSYKN, from the coding sequence ATGAATGCCACCACACCAACCGAAGTCCAGAAGCTCGTCTCCGCCGAGGAATGGCAATTGCGCGTCGACCTCGCCGCCTGCTACCGCCTGGTGGCGCTGTACGGCTGGAGCGACCTCGTGTTCACCCACATCAGCGCGCGCGTGCCCGGCCCCGAGCACCACTTCCTGATCAATCCCTACGGCCTGATGTTCGACGAGATCACGGCCTCGAGCCTGGTCAAGGTCGATCAGCAGTGCAACAAGATCATCGACTCGCCCTACCCCGTGAACCCGGCCGGCTTCGTGATCCACAGCGCCGTGCATGCCGCGCGCGAGGACATCCAGTGCGTGCTGCACACGCACACCAAGGCCGGCATCGCCGTCAGCGCGCAGAAGAACGGCGTGCTGCCGATCAGCCAGCAGTCGACCTTCGTGCTGGCCTCGCTGGCCTATCACGACTACGAGGGCGTGGCCTTCCGCGACGACGAGAAGCCGCGGCTGCAAGCCGACATGGGCCACGCCAACTTCCTGATGCTGCGCAACCACGGCCTGCTGACCTGCGGCAAGACCATTGCCGATGCGTTCCTTTCGATGTACACCTTCGAGAACACCTGCCAGATCCAGATCGCGGCCCAGTCGGGCGGCAGCGAACTCACGCAGGTGAACCCGCAGATCATCGAAGGCGTGGGCCAGGCCATGAAGGTGCAAAGCGGCGGCCTCGGCGGCATGTTCGTCTGGCCCTCGCTGATCCGCAAACTCGACCGCATCGACGACAGCTACAAAAACTAA